A stretch of DNA from Methanogenium sp. S4BF:
GTTCATAGGGAATCACAGGGTCAACACCGGGATACCGCTGGTGCAGATAGTCAAGGACGATCTGTGTGCGGTCAAACTTGGATTCGATGAACTTCTTCGCCAGTTTCAGTCGCAGTTTCTTATCGTCAAATGCATGGTATTGTACAAACTTCGTCTTCACCTGCACACTCTCCGGAGGGAGCATTGTGGTGAGCATCGTTCCATCCCAATCAAGAATGGACACCTGCACATTGTGTTTGACAAGCCACCGGATGGCTTCAAGACTGAGGTTGCCGCTCCTCCCGTAGATCACAATGGAATCGATATCAATGCGCTGTGGATGGAAGACATACTTCGCAGGCTCCTCTTCGGTAGAGAACCGTCCGTCCGTGATATGAAGGTGTGCACGATCCACTTTCATGCTGATGCCATGCCCGTTGAGAAGCAGGAACTTCATGACCTCATCCCCTTGAACAACCCGTTCAGTTCAGGTGCACCCCTGATGCCTTCCATCGGGTCGGTTGCATCAAGCGGGTCACTCTCATGCTCTGTTGCATACTTGCGTATCTCTGCGAGAGTATCAGCCTCTTTCACCCGGTCTCCCTTTCGCAGTTCACGTTCCAGATTGAATAGTTCCGTGCGGTGTGATTCTATGATAAAGGCGGTGAATGGTGTCAGATAGTCGTTCTTCAGAGATTCAAAGTCATCTGCGTTTCGGGCATCCTCAATGAGCTGAGATACCACCCTTTCGTCCCTCAGCTTTCCGAGCATGCGGATATGGTGATTACGCATCTGTGCATTTTGCGGCACACTAATGTCAAACTGTGTAAGGCTTGCACGCAGAAGAACCCTGAACCGGTCTTTGTCAAAAGGCGTGATTTCCCGGATTATGAAATAGTCATAGAGAATTTCGGTAGCTGCTTTGGCAATATCAGCGTCTTTGGTCAGCAGGTTGACAATCGCGTCTAACTGTTTCGGTGTGAGGATGTATTTGTCACGGTAAAGCCGGATCTCATCGAGAACCATCCTGATATCCGCTGTGTCACCTTTGGAAAGCAGGTCAAATAATGTGTCAAGATGCTTTTTCCGTTCTGCAAAGGATTTCAGCGTGAGATAAACCGCTCTATTGTTGGATTCTTTGATTCCATAGGCTATAAGGTCTGGATTTTGAATTTTTGCAATCATGCCTGCTTTGTTCAAATATTCAATTGCCCTGTACAGGCTTGGTTCACTAAAACCTCTTTCACCTTTTTGATTCTCCACGATCTCTCTCACAAGTTTGGAGGTTCTTGTTGGGGGATGAGTGGAGAGATACTGGAGTATTGCACTATCACTTTTAACATCTGACATTTGACTACCAACATTCACTATTATCTTTATATGATATAATATGTGCTATCATATTAGCTATCATTACTAACGATAGTGTCTGCTCTCCTTCATGAATCTATGAAACCAAAAGAAAAGACCAACAAACTGGTCATTTCTGTTTCGCCGTATCTGAAGGCGAAGATCGTTGAGACCGCAGACCGCTATGGATGCTCCCAGGCTGAAGTCCTCAGGATGGCGTTCATCCGGATGCTGGAGGCAGACAGATGAGCCGCAAACGGTTCTCTCAGGAGTATCGCACCTATGGCGAGTGGCTCAACGCACAACCACGGGAATCACGGTATGCAAAACGTATCATCCGGTTCCACGAACGGTTTCCCGGCAAGAGCCTGAAAGAGCTGAAGGGTCTCCGCGTCCGGGACTATGACCTGAGTAATAACCCGTGGAATGATCTCTCCCCTGAAGAGAAGCGTGAACGTCTTCTCTCCCTTGAACTGCTCCGTGCCATGCGGAACGATGAACACTTCTCCCCAAAGCTCAGGGAGCTGGGTCTTTCACGCGACACCGCTGTCAAACACCTTGGCCTGAATCTCCGGAAAGAACGTGGATACTGGCACATCAACAAAACAGACCGCATAGAAGTTGAGATGATGATCTATGACCGTGAGAAGGGTCATATTTCGATTCCTGTTGCAAACTCCGTAGACCGGACACGGATTGCACGATACCATGCCTATGTCCGGTTCGCAATTGAGGATAACAACCCTGCACTCCTGAAGCGGTTTGAGCAGATGGTTGTTATTGATGCAACCGGTATCCGCTATCGGTTTGAGACCGATGTGGAACGCCTGTATGAGATCAAGGATGCAGAAGAAGAACCGGAATTTTTCGAGATCTATCAGTCATAGGAGCGATGCATATGGACAAAAATACCTACCGAAAAACAACAGAGAAGATGAAACGGTCAGGGCAGACCGGACACTGCTGCGTAATGTGTGGAGAAGATAATCCAGCCCTCCTTGAGATGCACCATGTCGATGGAAGAGCGGCATCTGAGAAGACTGTTCCCCTCTGCAAGAACTGTCACGCAAAGGTCACAATGGAGCAGAACCGTTTCCCTCCGAAAGCCCGTGCTGCCAATGGCCTTCAGGCAGAACAGATTGCATTCTGGCTCCTGAGCCTTGGTGCACTTCTGAAATATGTTGGTCAGTCACTCATCGAATTTGCCCATGAGGTTCAGCAGAATGCCGGCGTTAGCAGTGCGTGGATACACTCGAAAACTCAATAAAAAGGGGAAGGGGAAAGGGAAAGCATCCTCATATCCCGACCACCCGCTCAGGCATTCCCGTGTCTTGGTCTTTGATACAGAGACCACTATTGACTGGTTTCAGAATCTGAAGATCGGATATTTCCAGATCTATCAGGACGACATCTTACAGCATCACGGCCTGATCAACAATAATGCACATCTTGACGAACGTGAACGAAAGACCCTGAAACGGTATGCAGAGCGTAATTCAATTTCTCTATACTCGCTGAACGAGTTCGTTGATGATGTGTTCTACCGGGAAGTCTTTGACCTGAAAACCCTCTGTATTGGGTTCAACCTCCCGTTTGATCTCAGTCGGATTGCTCACAAGGCAGCTCATTCACGCGGACGGAACAAAGGAGGGTTCACCCTCACCCTTTCGGAAGACCGCATGCAGCCTCCCATTATCGTAAAACAGCTGGGAAGCGCTTACAGCATGAAGTTCAGCTCGACCAAGAAAAACATGAAAAAAGACTTTTTTGGCGGGTATTTTCTGGACGTGCAGACACTGGCCGAGGTAATGCTTCAGGCAAAACGTGTCTCCCTTCAGCGGGCGGGTGAGATGCTCAACATCAGCCATGAGAAATATACCGGAATCTCTCATGGAAGGGTGACGGAGAAATATATCGAATACAACATCCGGGATGTCGAAGCGACCTATGAAGTCTATCGCAGGCTTGTGCAGGAACTGGATCTCTTCCAGATTGATATCCCTCTCACGAAGGTGTTCAGCTCAGCATCCATCGGAAAGTATGCCCTCAAACAGATGAGTGTCACACCATTTCATCAGCAGAACCCTGACTTTCCGGATGCTATTCTCGGTAATATCATGTCAGCGTATTACGGGGGAAGAACGGAGTGCAGGATACGTAAACAGCCGACCAAGGTGTCGGTGCTTGACTTTACAAGCATGTATCCGACCATCACCATGATTCTGGGTCTCTGGCCTTATCTCATTGCAGATCGTATCGAATCAGTGGATGCGACTGAAGAGATACAAGCGCTCCTCTCTTCTCTCAATCTTGCTGATTTGCAGAACCCGGATATCTGGAAGGACTTCTGTGTTCTTGTCAAGCTGCGACCGGATGATGATATCCTTCCGGCGAGGATGGACTATAAAGGGGATGACTCTCCCTATGTGGTCGGACTCAATTACCTCTCCAGTGAAAAGGAGATGTGGTATGCTCTGCCGGATGTCATCGCCTCGGTGCTACTCACCGGGAAAGTGCCTGATATTCTTGAGGCTGTGCGGTTTGTGCCGGTCGGACAACAGACCAGCCTTCAGAAGACACAGATCCATAGTGTTGATATTGATCCTCGCAGGGACAATCTGTTTCAGGTGCTGGTTGAAAAGCGGCAGGAGATTAAACAAGACCTCAAGACCATCTCCAAAGATGATCCAGAACAGCTTCACCTCTCCAGCCAGGCACAGGCCATCAAGATTCTTGTCAATGCGATGAGTTATGGCATCTTCATTGAACTCAATCCCGAAGATAAGAAAAGCGCTTTAGAGGTGAATGGGGTTTACTCCTTCACGACTGAAGAGAACCGGCATGAGAAAGAAGGGAAGTATTTCCACCCTCTTATGGCGGTAATGATTACCGCAGGGTCACGTCTCTTTCTCGCAATGGCTGAGGCGAAGGTGCTGGAGCTGGGTGGGCAGCATGCCTACATGGATACGGATAGTATCTTTGTCCCGCCCGACTTTGCACAGCCTATCCTTGACTTCTTCCAGCCACTGAACCCGTATAGCATTGATATCCCTCTGCTCAAGCCTGAAAAGGAGGATATGTGGTTCTATGGCATCTCCTCCAAGCGGTATGCTCTCTATTATCTTGACGGTCAGGAGATCCGGTTCATGGAAGGAGAGCGGTCGTATAAGCTGCATGGTCTGGGACATCTGGCGAATCCGTTCCCGAACAACGTGAAGGACTGGCAGGCAGAAGTCTGGCAGGACATCCTGCGTATGCACTATGGGTTTGTTTCATCGATGGAGATCTATGAGAAGTATTCAAAATTTTATGCGGTTTCCCGTCTTTCGGTCTCAACCTCTCATGTATGGAAGAGGTTTGATAGTTTCAATGAAGGGAAAGCATGGGATGAACAGATTAAGCCGTTCAATTTCTATCTTGCAGGCTTTAAAACGGAGGATGAGAATGGTGTGCCTGTTAAACCGCTATGTCCCTTCTCCAAAGACCCGCAGACAATTGTTCACAGGGAGTTCATCGATTATCAGACAGGGGAGAACAAGCAGGGTTCGCACTACTTCAGAGCACTCTGCCAGACCATTCTTGATTATGCCAATCACCCGGAAAACAAGTTCGATGGGGGTGTTGGTCTGCTTGAGAGGAGACATATTGTGGCTGATGATGTGACTCACATCGGAAAGGAAGCTAACAATATTGATGATCAGGCACTGGAAGTTCGGAAGGCTCAGAGGTTTGTCGATAAGGCTGATGTCATGAAGACGATTCTTTCTATGTCTCAGAAGATAGCTGAAGAATGTGGGGTGGATAGGAAGACGTTCCAAAGGATGAAGCAGAGGATTCAGGAGAAAGGCGATTTAAATTTGAAGACTCCAGCTGTTAAAAGGTTGTACTCAAAAAGGTTAATGAATTAATTCCCTTCTTCTTTTGAATACGCACGTTCTCTTAGGACATTAATGATGTCTGGGTTCCAAGCTTCTTTATTTCCATGGAGAGATTTTCTTTCAATTATTGCCTGTGCACAACTCCGAAGTTCTTCAGCCCCTTGCGGCTTCCAATCATTTCTCAGTGCCCATGCTTTTAATGAATCTGGATCAAATAATTCTCCATTGTTTCTTAGAATTCTTAACAACTCAACTGTTTCTCGTTTATCTCTTGGATTTGATAGACCCGTTGACAAATTAACTCTCCTTGTAAGCGTTTTCATTGCTTCTTCGACAACAGGATTTTTAATCAAATCTTCGAGTTCACTGTGTTCTTCTCCAAGTATTATTGGGTTCCATGTTTTCTTCCATTCACCTATTTCATCCATATACCACGGAACAACCACAGCCAGATCAAGATTTTTTACAGAATCTAAAATATCTAACATTTTCTTGTTTGGATAAACACAAAGAACGATTTCTGATGATGAATAAGAATTGAATGTTTTAATTGTTTCACATTTTAAGACTAAATTATCCGCAATTTTCAATTTTTTACCTTTTGAGAGGTTTTTGCAAGGTTTTTCACCTAAAGCCGCGTCAATATCAGTTCCATTAAGCTGGTGTTTGGTTGGTATGAATAATGTAACTTCTTTTAAACGTTCAGATTTTTCATTAATCTTAATAATCAGTATCAAAGCTTCGATAATTGACCCCATTTCTCCAAATTTTGGGGGGACGACATATCTTGAGATATCAGGTGTCATAACAATGAATTATTCACTTAGCTATTTAAATGAAAGTCAGATTATAATGCAGTCATGTTTTCAAAAAAAAGATTGTTTAGGTAAATTTAGATTGTCACATCCTAAATGGATGACTTTGAGTAAAAGGGTTGAACAAAATAGTGGCGTTTTTCACAACTAACTATAACCCGAACCAAAAATGCGAGGGGAGGGATTCGAACCCGCGAACTCCTACGAGACTGGGCCCTAAACCCAGCGCCTTTGACCGACTCGGCAACCCTCGCTCACGCAATACAGAAATTGCAGTCCAGTATTAGCGCTAAAAAGGTATAATTCCTTGTATCTTCTGGAAATAATCAGGGGAAAGAACCGGAAATGAAACGGGAAAGAACCGTGAAAAAAAAGAGAAATACCGTAATCCAATATCCTTCACAACGGTTTTCTCATTACCAGATAGGTATTCCCAAACTCATCCGGGTATTTCTCAAAGATTTCGGCCTGCCTTTTCAATCCCCCGATTACCATCAGGGCGCCCTCATCATCTGCATATTCCTCTTCGAGTTCTCCAAGCTTCCCCCTCATTTTACCGTAGAAGGTCTCTTCCCATACCCGTGAAGGAAGCCGGAAGGATCCAGCCAGCTCAAGCCCGGCATTCCGGATGATCTCAAATCCTTTATCTTCTAACATCATTGCGGGATGGAATTCGGCGAAAAATTCCCGTGCCTCATCAGAGGGGGTATCCGTGAACCAGAACACATCCGAGATCATCATGTATCCGCCCGGTTTCAGGAGTTTTTTCCAGTACCTGACGGCATTTTCGATGCCGATAATGGATGCACATCCTGCAGCCCATATAATGTCGAAAGACTCCTCTCCAAAGGGAAGATCGTCCATGGATGCACAGACTGTTTTGATTCTCCCGGAAAAACCTTCGGCTGCAGCTTTTTCATCCACCACATCGAGGAAAGGCTGGTGGATATCTGTCGCTATTATCCTGCAGGACGGGAACAGGCGGGCAAGGGCCATCGTCTGTACACCCCTCCCGCACCCAACATCAAGGATCTCACCACCTCCTTCAGGCGGTTCTGCAATGATTGAGAATGCCTTTTCCGTGTGCTCATCATCCCCCGGCCCCAGACTGGGTAAGGATTCAAAAATTGTAATAACAGGATTGTTTTCCATACATCATTTTATTTTGAGGTTTGTATGTAGTTTGTGGTCGTCCCGGCACCGCTGACGCCTGTTCTCCCTGTACCGATCTGTTCTGAGACATTCGGATCTGAGTGAGGACGAGCTAAAAATGAGAGAATTACTGAATTTCAGATATGCTCAAACGGGGGGCTTCTCCAGCCACCCGTTCGCCTTTGCCCGCTTCAGTATTGCAATCAGCTCCCTTCCGCCTGCAACCAGCAGTGCCAGGACAAGGGGCCCGATGACAAACCCGACAATCCCGAGGATCCAGAGCCCGCCGAAAAAGCCGATCCACATGATGGCCGGATGAATGGACGTCCGCTTGCCCATCATTATCGGCCGGAAAAAGAGGTCCGGGACCGCACAGACGACCGGATAGCCGATGATCGCAATCAGGGCGGCCGCCCGGTAATCCCCGGTGGCAAGGGCGAAAATTCCCAGAAAGATCATAATGAGGGTCGGGCCGACGATAGGGATCAGCTGGAACAGGGCCACAATCAGGGACCAGAATACGATATGCCCGTATCCCAGCACATAGAAAAACGGTATCGCCAGAAGAAACGTGATGACCGATGTGGAGATATGGACGATATAAATGGAATACAACGTATTTGAACTGATCTCCGTCATGTGGCCGACAAATGACTTCAGGGCATCAGGAACACCGGAGAGCAGATCCCGCCAGATGTTCTCCCCAAAATAGATGAAGACAAACAGTGCGAGGAAGAAGATAATGGTGTTAAATATGGCTGCGGTAAATCCGGTCAATACCGAGAAGAACCCTGACTGAATGGTATCCATCTGGGAATTCAGTATCCCTGCCACATCAACAGGGGGAGTCGTTGCCGTCCCCTGCGGAATCAGCTGCATCCCGATAAGAGCGAGGTATATCTGGGTGATGATCTCGGTCAGGTAATCTGCATTATCATATATGATGGCAACACTGAACGCCAGCGCACCAATAGCGATGCATCCGACGATAAACGTCACCAGAAATGATGCCACCTGCGCATTGATAAACCGGGTAAACCACGTCTTCAGCGGCATCACCACGACGGCAAGAGAGACGGCAAGGATGACAACATCGAGAATCGGACCAAACGCAATAAGTGTGAGAATCAGCACAATCCCTATAATCAGGAGTGCGAGTTTGTCATGATCCGCAAATGCGCTTTTCATTACGTATAAAATCACCCTGCCCGGCTATATACATACTGGCAGAATCCAAAACAGAACCCATTACCTTATCAAATCAGCCGTATTCTTCTATTATCAGAGATATAATTCGTGCAATTCACCAATTTGTCATGGAAACGGTGATTTTACTGTGACAATGGGAAATGTTAAACATATGAAAGGGTATCTGTTATTATTCGGAGTTAATAAATGCCGGGTGTGGTTGTAAACATCATCATTGCCGTCCTTGTCTGCTGGATTCTTTTTATTGCAATTGATATTATATTCAAACTCCCGGAAAAAGGCGGGGTGAGCGGTGCTGCTGCTATTGGCACTGCAATTGCAGAGGAACGGGGTTCACTCAATGGCGGATATATGATGGGAAATATCGTATGTTCGCCGGACGCTTCGGCAGGGACCCTCCTTGCCGCCTGCGGGGTGTTCGTTGCCGGCATCCCCGGCGGGCTCGTTGCGGCACTATTGGTATATATCGGAAACAGAATCTGCCATGACCCCGGGTATGCAGGCACAACCGGTGCACTCTGTGCAACGTTTGTCATCACCGGATTTGGCCTCATCGGCGTAACTCCTGACGCCTTTATCGCGGGCATGGTCATCGCCATCCTCACCATCCAGGGCATGTCCCATCCGTATGCCAGCCATCTTCTCACGAAACTCTGGGGGATGCGGGCATGATCCCGGTATACATCTGCGGCATTGTTGCAGTCTATGCGGTCATCCGGGTGGTCACCGAAAAAAAGACCCTCAGAAAACTGGTTTATTTAAATGTCATGAACTTCGCCATCACCGGGCTGATAGTGCTTGCCATTCCGGACATCATGGCGCTTTTTGCAGGCATCGCCTATTTTGTCGGGTCAACCCTGGAAGCCAATGCGATCGCCAGCACCTTTGCAGGAGGGGTAGCCAATGAATGAATTTTATATCCTCATCCTGAGCGTGATTGCACTCATCGGCGTCGTATCCATCTACATCAAACAAAGCCCCTTTGACAAACTGATCGGGCTTGCCATCATGATGGGCGGGGTGATACCCCTGATTGTCCTCAAGGGATACCTGGATGTGGCCATCCTTGTTGCAATCATCATGCCCCTGACGACGATCTTTATTCTTCAGGCCACCGGGAGGAACACCGATGAATCCTGAACTCATCCTCGGCTGTATCATTCTGCTGGCAGGCGTTGCTGCCGCCGCATTCCCCCGCGAACGAGACTATATATCCCGCCTGATCCATGTGGAGATTGCAGGAACGGGCCTGATGCTTATTATGCTGGCATACAATGAGACCATTGCGCTGCTGACATTTGTTGCGGTGACAGCGATAGCCACCATTGTCCTGGTGCGGGTGATTGAACGGGGTGAGCCCAGTGATTAAGCAACTTTCCCGGTATATGGCGGATGTCGACAATCTGATCGCCATCTACGCATTCATTGTGGCGGCCATCGTCTGCATCTCTCTGGTTTTCGTCATCGTGATGCCCATCGGATATGAGAATACCCAGCTGTATCCCAAAGAGATCAACACCTCCTCATCCCTGAACCCCTACGACCGGGGCGGAGAGCCATTCGGCACCACCGAAGTGCATGCACAATACCCGGATAACTCCCCGTACCTGGGATATGTCACCGCATACCTGACCCCCCTCTCGGCGTTTCTGGCTGCCAGCAATCTCTATCTCGGCACCACCATTGTCTCCCACCCGGGCGGCATCATCGATGAAATTCTCTACAACACCCGTGGACTGGATACCATCGTGGAGACAAGCATCCTCTTTGCCGCCTTTGCCATCGCCTCGTTTTTGTACCGGAGGGATGAAGAATGATGGAGGAATACGCAATCGGCCTTGCCGTCGCATTCATTGCCGTCATCATCACCTTTGTCGCGGCAATCCGGGAGAAAAATGACATCCACCGGCTCATCATTGCAGACCTCGCAGAGGTCTCGGTTCTGGTCGTCATCGCACTCATCGCGACGGACCTTGCCGAAGCCCTCATCATTCCGGGCCTTGTCGTCGGCATCTCGGAACTGATGGCGCTCTCCGAGATCTATCTGACACGGGAAGGGCTGAACAATCCGGTGCATAAGCCGTTCAGGATTGAAGTGCTTGACACCGCCCCCACCATCATCGCGGTCATCCTCGTTCTCTACGGCATTGTGCTCTCCGGATTTACCGGAGGTGCGGTCGCAGGAACGGGTGTGATCTTTTACTTCATGGGGAAGAGGCATGCCGAACGCTTTGCCCTCATTGAAGCCGTATCCGGCTATGCATGGGCACTCTGGATTGTCGCTTTCTTCATCTTTATGGTGATGCCCGAGTACTGGTTCTTTGCAGTTATGTTAGCAGGCGGAGCAATCCTTGCCAAAGTGACCGCAAAGATGTCACTGATAGGCACCATGCGGGGTGAGAAAGATGTTTGAGCTCTCATCATCCGGCGTCGGTGGACAGGAGCTCTTTGTTTTGCCGTTCGGGGATATTGTCGATTACTTCACCCCGTACACCGGAGCGCTCTTCCTGTTTGCGCTGGTCTTCACCCTCATCTGCATCTTTTCAAAACCGGAGAAGCAGCTGGACGTGGTCTTCGGGACCGACGCGATATACGCCAAGGAAGTCACCGGGAAAGAACTGCATTTCAGGCGGTTCATGGCAATCGCCTGTGGCCTTGCCACGATGGGCGCCGTCACCAGCGGAGACGTGTTTAACTTCACCCTCTTTGTCAGTCTGGTGGGTGTCTGCATCATCGGCATTGTCGCTGCGGTGAAAAGCAAACATGTGCTGAATGCAGCCTTTAACTATGGCATCATCTCGATGCTTGCAACCGTCCCCCTCTTTGGCGGGGCGGCCATCACGCTGGCGGCGACCGGCACCCTTTCCATCTGGGAGCTCGCCGCAATCGCACCCGCCATGCCGTGGATCGCCAAGGCCCTGATCCTCGTGGGAGTCATGGGAGAGGGGATCGCCCCCTTCTATGCGGCAAAGGCGGAACTGTTCCGTGCACCGGGTGCACCGTATGTAATCATGATCCATGTCAGCTCCCTGCTGATGTTCCTGAGAGTTGTGGAGATAATGCTCACCGTGTGATAGACCATGAAAGGAAAAAGTATTCAGATAATGACCGTTGTCGCGCTCATTGCCCTCGTTATAGGAGGAATCGGACCGTATTTCGGTTTTCTTTCTGACATCGGGCAGGCGGTCATCTGCATCATCGCAGTGCCGGCCTTTGTCGTGGGAATCATGCTCTCCTGGAAATACCGGGATGGGGAAGAAGACTATCCGTTTATGGGGTACTGAAAAATGATAGGCTATCTGATTGCAGCACCATTCATCGGCCTTCTCTTCATGGGAATACACCGGAAGGCAATTGCACGGATACAGGGACGGCCCGGCCCTCCCGTCTGGCAGGAGGTTCTTCACACTCTGAAGTTCTCTTTCAAGGAGACCTGGGTTCCCCGCACCGCGAGTAAACCGCTCTACATCGGCATCGTTATTATTGCCATTGCCATCTGGGTCGGGGCGCTCTACATCGTCATGCTCGGCGGCAGCCTCCTGCTCCTGTTTGGCATCTATATGGTGCATAAAATGGTGGAGCACGGGGTAGGGCTCTCACCCGGGTCCCCCTATGCGAAATTCGGCGGTGTCCGTTCGGTCATCTCCGCGTCGTCCGAGATACCGCTCTTTGCAGTGGTGGCAGGCATCTACTTTACCACCGGATCCCTGATGATATCAGATATCATCCAGTACCAGGCAGAACACGGACCGCTGCTCTTCAGTCTTCTCCCGGCGGCAATTGCGATGTATATCGTCATCCTCTCAAAGATGCACTACGGCCCGTTCTCCATCGTCGAGGCAAAAGAGATCGTCAGCGGGTATAAGACCGAGCATTTTGGCGCCTGGCGTGCAGGGCTTGAAGTATCAGATGCGATCAAAACCTTCGTGCTGTTGATGGCGTTTGTACTGGTATTCTGGGGGGCATTGTCCCCGGTACTGCTCTTTGTCGCGATGCTCATCCTGCTTATTTCGCTCTCCTTTGTCTGTGCGGTAACCCCGATGCTGGGCCCGTATGACAGTGTGACGGTGCAGCTCGTTACCATCGTCATTCTTGTAGCATGGATGGCGCTTTTAGGGGTGATCGCATGACACAAATCAAGACAATTCTTACCGGAGGTCTGGCCGCATACCTGCTCATCGCCGTGTGGCAGGTGACGTCCCATCCGGAGATTGCTGTTCAGGCGGTCGCCCTTGGGCTGATCTTTATCCTGCTCACCGTCATTGCCTGGATCTCAGACGAAGAGACACTCAAAAAAGCAGAGATGGTGATCCTGTGGGTGGCTGTCGGGCTCTTTGCCCTGTATGCAGTCCTTGTGGCCGGAGGGATCGTCTGATGGTTACCTATCTCTATGAAAAGGACCTGCGGGAGATGAAGCTCATCATCCTGTCCAGCCCGCTGCATGAAGCAATAATGGCCGCCCTGTGTGACAAATACGGGGTTCGCCGCCAGATTCTCCGGCGCAAGATGATCGATCTCTTTGACATGTCCCTGCTGGAAAATCTCCCTGCACGATACGAAGTCTGGGAAAAAGCGCCTCCGGAACCGGAGAACAGTGTGGCATCGGCATTCGGTGCATCCCTGATCTCACGGCAGATACCCCTCCTCACCGA
This window harbors:
- a CDS encoding DUF2107 family protein, encoding MNPELILGCIILLAGVAAAAFPRERDYISRLIHVEIAGTGLMLIMLAYNETIALLTFVAVTAIATIVLVRVIERGEPSD
- a CDS encoding AI-2E family transporter; this encodes MKSAFADHDKLALLIIGIVLILTLIAFGPILDVVILAVSLAVVVMPLKTWFTRFINAQVASFLVTFIVGCIAIGALAFSVAIIYDNADYLTEIITQIYLALIGMQLIPQGTATTPPVDVAGILNSQMDTIQSGFFSVLTGFTAAIFNTIIFFLALFVFIYFGENIWRDLLSGVPDALKSFVGHMTEISSNTLYSIYIVHISTSVITFLLAIPFFYVLGYGHIVFWSLIVALFQLIPIVGPTLIMIFLGIFALATGDYRAAALIAIIGYPVVCAVPDLFFRPIMMGKRTSIHPAIMWIGFFGGLWILGIVGFVIGPLVLALLVAGGRELIAILKRAKANGWLEKPPV
- a CDS encoding DUF2109 family protein → MIPVYICGIVAVYAVIRVVTEKKTLRKLVYLNVMNFAITGLIVLAIPDIMALFAGIAYFVGSTLEANAIASTFAGGVANE
- a CDS encoding DNA polymerase, which produces MPALAVRGYTRKLNKKGKGKGKASSYPDHPLRHSRVLVFDTETTIDWFQNLKIGYFQIYQDDILQHHGLINNNAHLDERERKTLKRYAERNSISLYSLNEFVDDVFYREVFDLKTLCIGFNLPFDLSRIAHKAAHSRGRNKGGFTLTLSEDRMQPPIIVKQLGSAYSMKFSSTKKNMKKDFFGGYFLDVQTLAEVMLQAKRVSLQRAGEMLNISHEKYTGISHGRVTEKYIEYNIRDVEATYEVYRRLVQELDLFQIDIPLTKVFSSASIGKYALKQMSVTPFHQQNPDFPDAILGNIMSAYYGGRTECRIRKQPTKVSVLDFTSMYPTITMILGLWPYLIADRIESVDATEEIQALLSSLNLADLQNPDIWKDFCVLVKLRPDDDILPARMDYKGDDSPYVVGLNYLSSEKEMWYALPDVIASVLLTGKVPDILEAVRFVPVGQQTSLQKTQIHSVDIDPRRDNLFQVLVEKRQEIKQDLKTISKDDPEQLHLSSQAQAIKILVNAMSYGIFIELNPEDKKSALEVNGVYSFTTEENRHEKEGKYFHPLMAVMITAGSRLFLAMAEAKVLELGGQHAYMDTDSIFVPPDFAQPILDFFQPLNPYSIDIPLLKPEKEDMWFYGISSKRYALYYLDGQEIRFMEGERSYKLHGLGHLANPFPNNVKDWQAEVWQDILRMHYGFVSSMEIYEKYSKFYAVSRLSVSTSHVWKRFDSFNEGKAWDEQIKPFNFYLAGFKTEDENGVPVKPLCPFSKDPQTIVHREFIDYQTGENKQGSHYFRALCQTILDYANHPENKFDGGVGLLERRHIVADDVTHIGKEANNIDDQALEVRKAQRFVDKADVMKTILSMSQKIAEECGVDRKTFQRMKQRIQEKGDLNLKTPAVKRLYSKRLMN
- a CDS encoding class I SAM-dependent methyltransferase, with amino-acid sequence MENNPVITIFESLPSLGPGDDEHTEKAFSIIAEPPEGGGEILDVGCGRGVQTMALARLFPSCRIIATDIHQPFLDVVDEKAAAEGFSGRIKTVCASMDDLPFGEESFDIIWAAGCASIIGIENAVRYWKKLLKPGGYMMISDVFWFTDTPSDEAREFFAEFHPAMMLEDKGFEIIRNAGLELAGSFRLPSRVWEETFYGKMRGKLGELEEEYADDEGALMVIGGLKRQAEIFEKYPDEFGNTYLVMRKPL
- a CDS encoding HNH endonuclease signature motif containing protein — its product is MDKNTYRKTTEKMKRSGQTGHCCVMCGEDNPALLEMHHVDGRAASEKTVPLCKNCHAKVTMEQNRFPPKARAANGLQAEQIAFWLLSLGALLKYVGQSLIEFAHEVQQNAGVSSAWIHSKTQ
- a CDS encoding DUF2108 domain-containing protein is translated as MNEFYILILSVIALIGVVSIYIKQSPFDKLIGLAIMMGGVIPLIVLKGYLDVAILVAIIMPLTTIFILQATGRNTDES
- a CDS encoding proton-conducting transporter membrane subunit gives rise to the protein MFELSSSGVGGQELFVLPFGDIVDYFTPYTGALFLFALVFTLICIFSKPEKQLDVVFGTDAIYAKEVTGKELHFRRFMAIACGLATMGAVTSGDVFNFTLFVSLVGVCIIGIVAAVKSKHVLNAAFNYGIISMLATVPLFGGAAITLAATGTLSIWELAAIAPAMPWIAKALILVGVMGEGIAPFYAAKAELFRAPGAPYVIMIHVSSLLMFLRVVEIMLTV
- a CDS encoding EhaG family protein; protein product: MMEEYAIGLAVAFIAVIITFVAAIREKNDIHRLIIADLAEVSVLVVIALIATDLAEALIIPGLVVGISELMALSEIYLTREGLNNPVHKPFRIEVLDTAPTIIAVILVLYGIVLSGFTGGAVAGTGVIFYFMGKRHAERFALIEAVSGYAWALWIVAFFIFMVMPEYWFFAVMLAGGAILAKVTAKMSLIGTMRGEKDV
- a CDS encoding DUF2106 family protein; the encoded protein is MIKQLSRYMADVDNLIAIYAFIVAAIVCISLVFVIVMPIGYENTQLYPKEINTSSSLNPYDRGGEPFGTTEVHAQYPDNSPYLGYVTAYLTPLSAFLAASNLYLGTTIVSHPGGIIDEILYNTRGLDTIVETSILFAAFAIASFLYRRDEE